A single window of Streptomyces sp. NBC_00464 DNA harbors:
- a CDS encoding S8 family serine peptidase, with amino-acid sequence MTRLSARRRRRLLAAGLSLILLPAGQAFATGALGTRDAGAERAAPPLHAPSTARTVTLVTGDQVTVTDLGAGRKSVAVERPEGATGAVRSEISDGRITVIPDEARPYLRSGVLDAELFDVTALLEQGLGDPSSDGLPLIVTYTKNARSATPRGARQVRGLPSIGGAAVKASGSGEFWRAVASDATPGARGATSGAARLSGGVEKIWLDARVDAAMETSNAQIGTPAAWEAGLTGKGVKVAVLDTGVDLTHPDLTDRVSETRSFIDGQEVADRHGHGTHVSSTVGGSGAASDGKEKGVAPGAELAVGKVLNDQGSGTESQIIAGMEWAAKDVHAKIVSMSLGSSQGSDGTDPMAQAVNSLSTDTGALFVIAAGNSGYPGTIGSPGAADSALTIGAVDSADRLAAFSSQGPRLGDNALKPDLSAPGVNILAARSQLVSGSGPYTSMSGTSMATPHVAGVAALLAEKHPDWSGQQLKDGLMSTSKEIGGTSYEVGAGRVDVPSAIAAQITATGSADLGFISWPYEENKPVTKTLTYTNSSDRPVTLALTAESAPAGVVTLADSTLTVPAHGTAQTTVTGDGTAAAVGATSGRILAKDGDTVVAHTAFGLTKENERYTLTVHVKDRDGAASAANLAVKQLAKGSDPFPAQVGDSGTLELRLQPGMYTLSTFLDVRGSRGKDSLGLGLLTEPEVTMDRDREVTLDGTKLREIRAEVDQRTQTRQLLMRFSRAANGSTFSGGAQVPPKYDSIFAAPTRKPATGTFEYRTVWRLGRPQLDVETGGSRLGETAVQYGSDMFTGNKRMALVDAGAGSTGDYAGKDVAGKAVVVRHTGAVTTVELAQNARDAGAEALFVTDEAPGRLMADFSGDDGETRPLYSATVNAQDGARLIEAARLGQKVELTGTQFTPFVYDLTEGYPGAIPTDLTYRPAKSELAVVKNKFHATKAADGGEFRYSITDAFPVGLGFQEKIKFPAERTDYVSSGPGKNWHESMSSGPGVFEERSGIVHYRGGIRTGVDWFKPVWHPWLGTGLGWGQQRAGNDLQFNTPGWGDSGPDHTGFGEVYNQKSLTQFTEVYVDGVQVDRRKSSGAYARNVKSTEQDFRVVTDTTMDPDVWGLSLKGHSEWTFKSSATPADRWTYLPLLNLGFDVDTDIRGDVPAGRRLDLGIFSEYVKGAPDTGRITGSALEVSFDDGATWKSVELDGVRGKSATWTGSVRVPSDARYISVRASAADDRGGSVKQEIIRAVGVRK; translated from the coding sequence ATGACCAGATTATCCGCGAGGCGGAGACGCCGGCTGCTCGCAGCAGGGCTGTCGCTCATCCTGCTGCCGGCAGGACAGGCTTTCGCAACCGGGGCGTTGGGGACGAGGGATGCGGGCGCAGAACGCGCCGCGCCGCCCCTGCACGCACCCAGCACCGCGCGAACCGTCACTCTCGTCACCGGCGACCAGGTGACCGTGACCGACCTCGGAGCGGGCCGGAAGTCGGTCGCCGTGGAGCGTCCCGAGGGCGCGACCGGAGCGGTTCGCAGCGAGATATCCGACGGGCGGATCACTGTCATACCTGACGAGGCCCGGCCCTACCTCCGGTCAGGCGTCCTCGACGCCGAACTGTTCGACGTCACCGCTCTGCTCGAACAGGGGCTCGGAGACCCGTCGTCCGACGGACTCCCGCTCATCGTGACGTACACGAAGAACGCCCGGAGCGCGACGCCCCGCGGAGCCCGTCAGGTCCGAGGACTGCCGAGCATCGGGGGCGCGGCCGTGAAGGCGTCGGGGTCCGGGGAGTTCTGGCGCGCGGTCGCATCGGACGCCACCCCCGGGGCACGCGGCGCGACTTCAGGAGCTGCGCGTCTGTCGGGAGGCGTCGAGAAGATCTGGCTGGACGCACGCGTCGACGCCGCGATGGAGACCAGCAACGCCCAGATCGGCACCCCCGCAGCCTGGGAGGCCGGGCTGACCGGCAAGGGCGTCAAGGTCGCCGTCCTCGACACGGGCGTGGACCTGACCCACCCCGATCTCACGGACCGGGTGAGCGAGACCAGGAGCTTCATCGACGGCCAGGAGGTCGCCGACCGGCACGGCCACGGCACGCATGTCTCGTCCACCGTCGGTGGCAGTGGCGCCGCATCCGACGGCAAGGAGAAGGGCGTCGCGCCCGGCGCCGAGCTCGCCGTCGGCAAAGTTCTCAATGACCAGGGGTCCGGCACGGAGTCCCAGATCATCGCCGGCATGGAGTGGGCGGCCAAGGACGTACACGCCAAGATCGTCTCCATGAGCCTCGGATCGTCGCAGGGCAGTGACGGCACCGACCCAATGGCCCAGGCGGTGAACTCTCTCTCCACGGACACGGGTGCCCTGTTCGTGATCGCGGCCGGCAATTCCGGATACCCCGGCACCATCGGCTCCCCCGGCGCGGCCGACTCCGCGCTGACGATCGGCGCGGTCGACTCCGCCGACCGGCTTGCCGCCTTCTCCAGTCAGGGGCCGCGTCTCGGCGACAACGCGCTGAAGCCCGACCTGTCCGCGCCGGGCGTGAACATCCTCGCGGCCCGTTCGCAGCTCGTCAGCGGCAGCGGCCCGTATACATCGATGAGCGGCACCTCCATGGCCACCCCGCACGTCGCGGGCGTGGCGGCGCTGCTCGCCGAGAAGCACCCCGACTGGAGCGGACAGCAGCTCAAGGACGGGCTGATGAGCACGTCCAAGGAGATCGGCGGCACGTCGTACGAGGTGGGTGCGGGCCGGGTGGACGTCCCGTCCGCCATCGCCGCGCAGATCACCGCGACCGGCAGCGCCGATCTCGGCTTCATCAGCTGGCCGTACGAGGAGAACAAGCCGGTCACGAAGACGCTGACCTACACCAACTCCTCCGACCGGCCGGTCACCCTGGCACTGACGGCCGAGAGCGCTCCCGCCGGAGTGGTCACCCTCGCCGACTCCACTCTCACCGTGCCGGCACACGGCACCGCGCAGACCACCGTCACGGGTGACGGCACCGCCGCAGCCGTCGGCGCCACCTCCGGCCGGATCCTCGCCAAGGACGGCGACACGGTCGTCGCGCACACGGCCTTCGGACTGACCAAGGAGAACGAGCGCTACACCCTCACCGTCCACGTCAAGGACCGGGACGGCGCGGCATCCGCCGCCAACCTCGCCGTGAAGCAGCTGGCCAAGGGCTCGGACCCCTTCCCCGCCCAGGTCGGCGATTCCGGCACGCTCGAGCTGCGGCTGCAGCCCGGCATGTACACCTTGTCGACCTTCCTCGACGTGCGCGGCAGCAGGGGCAAGGACTCGCTGGGCCTCGGTCTGCTCACCGAGCCCGAGGTCACCATGGACCGTGACCGCGAAGTCACCCTCGACGGGACGAAGTTGCGGGAGATCCGGGCCGAGGTGGACCAGCGGACCCAGACCCGTCAGCTGCTGATGAGATTCAGCCGGGCCGCGAACGGCTCGACCTTCTCCGGGGGCGCGCAGGTCCCGCCGAAGTACGACAGCATCTTCGCCGCGCCGACCCGCAAGCCCGCCACGGGCACGTTCGAGTACCGGACCGTCTGGCGGCTCGGCCGCCCTCAGCTCGATGTCGAGACGGGCGGGTCACGGCTCGGCGAAACCGCCGTGCAGTACGGATCGGACATGTTCACCGGGAACAAGCGCATGGCCCTGGTCGACGCGGGTGCCGGATCCACCGGCGACTACGCCGGCAAGGATGTGGCGGGCAAGGCGGTTGTCGTGCGCCATACCGGCGCGGTCACGACCGTCGAGCTGGCCCAGAACGCCCGTGACGCCGGCGCCGAGGCCCTGTTCGTCACCGACGAGGCGCCCGGACGGCTGATGGCCGACTTCAGCGGGGACGACGGGGAGACCCGGCCCCTGTACAGCGCGACAGTGAACGCGCAGGACGGGGCGCGCCTGATCGAGGCTGCTCGGCTCGGCCAGAAAGTGGAACTGACCGGCACCCAGTTCACGCCGTTCGTCTACGACCTCACGGAGGGATACCCGGGGGCGATCCCCACCGACCTGACGTACCGGCCGGCCAAGAGCGAACTGGCCGTCGTCAAGAACAAGTTCCACGCGACCAAGGCTGCCGACGGCGGCGAGTTCCGCTACTCGATCACCGACGCGTTCCCCGTCGGGCTGGGGTTCCAGGAGAAGATCAAGTTCCCGGCGGAGCGCACCGACTACGTCAGCTCCGGCCCCGGCAAGAACTGGCACGAGTCCATGTCAAGCGGCCCGGGCGTCTTCGAGGAGCGCAGCGGCATCGTGCACTACCGCGGCGGCATCCGCACCGGGGTCGACTGGTTCAAGCCTGTCTGGCACCCGTGGCTGGGTACCGGCCTCGGCTGGGGCCAACAGCGCGCGGGCAACGACCTGCAGTTCAACACGCCGGGCTGGGGCGACTCGGGACCGGACCACACCGGATTCGGCGAGGTGTACAACCAGAAGTCACTGACCCAGTTCACCGAGGTCTACGTGGACGGAGTGCAGGTCGACCGCAGAAAGAGCTCGGGGGCGTACGCCCGGAACGTCAAGTCGACCGAGCAGGACTTCCGGGTGGTCACCGACACCACGATGGATCCGGACGTCTGGGGGCTCTCCTTGAAGGGCCACTCCGAGTGGACCTTCAAGTCGTCGGCCACGCCTGCCGACCGGTGGACGTATCTGCCGCTCCTCAACCTCGGCTTCGACGTCGACACCGACATCCGGGGTGATGTACCGGCCGGGAGGCGGCTGGATCTCGGGATCTTCTCCGAGTACGTCAAGGGAGCCCCGGACACCGGGAGGATCACCGGCTCCGCGCTGGAGGTCTCCTTCGACGACGGCGCGACGTGGAAGTCCGTTGAGCTCGACGGCGTACGCGGCAAGTCCGCCACGTGGACCGGCTCCGTGCGGGTCCCGAGCGACGCGCGGTACATCTCCGTCCGGGCCTCGGCCGCCGACGACAGGGGCGGCTCGGTCAAGCAGGAGATCATCCGCGCGGTGGGCGTGCGGAAGTAG
- a CDS encoding esterase-like activity of phytase family protein: MRTSLIRRASVAALVLAATMAPVVAARPSGADPRSDTAAARSGPAAKSLLGAKARLLGEKIVPYKLAFRGTTVGGLSGIDRNPCTGEYVMISDDRSNLQPARFYTARIGLDGAGVHSVDFTGTHPFLQPDGSPYPPASVGDGKAVDPEEVRVDPRSCRYWWAQEGDRPASSSQPVIQPSIQFANRLGAYRGQLPLPANYEVTLDDRGPRRNKAVEAFTFGDRDRVVTSAVEGPLLQDGPDPTLEHGALVRVTQQSRDGRVLGQFAYPVERIFAESDPSSPWPPDTGVPSILAFPDDPSRYLVLERSWVAGSGYKIRLYDATTRGATEVQDIDSLAGRQVLPMRKKLVADFHDLGLSTVDNTEGMTWGPALPGGERSLLLVSDDNFADDAVTQLVALGIRTR, translated from the coding sequence ATGAGAACCTCCTTGATCCGCCGTGCGTCTGTTGCGGCCCTGGTGCTTGCGGCGACGATGGCTCCCGTGGTGGCGGCCCGGCCGAGCGGCGCCGATCCGCGGTCGGACACGGCCGCCGCGCGGTCCGGTCCCGCCGCGAAATCCCTTCTCGGGGCGAAGGCCCGGTTGCTGGGCGAAAAGATCGTTCCGTACAAACTCGCCTTCCGGGGCACGACGGTTGGCGGGCTCTCCGGCATCGACCGCAATCCGTGCACGGGCGAGTACGTCATGATCAGTGACGATCGTTCGAATCTTCAGCCCGCCCGCTTCTACACCGCCAGGATCGGGCTGGACGGCGCCGGTGTGCACTCCGTCGACTTCACCGGCACCCACCCGTTCCTTCAGCCGGACGGCTCGCCCTACCCGCCGGCGAGCGTCGGCGACGGGAAGGCCGTGGACCCGGAGGAGGTGCGGGTGGACCCGCGCAGCTGCCGGTACTGGTGGGCGCAGGAAGGCGACCGGCCGGCGTCGTCGAGCCAGCCGGTGATCCAGCCGTCGATCCAGTTCGCCAACCGCCTCGGCGCCTACCGTGGCCAACTGCCACTGCCGGCCAACTACGAGGTCACCCTGGACGATCGGGGCCCCCGGCGGAACAAGGCCGTCGAAGCGTTCACGTTCGGGGACAGGGACCGCGTGGTGACCAGCGCCGTCGAGGGGCCGCTGCTTCAGGACGGCCCGGATCCCACTCTGGAACACGGAGCCCTTGTCCGTGTCACCCAGCAGAGCCGGGACGGCCGGGTGCTCGGACAGTTCGCCTACCCCGTCGAAAGGATCTTCGCCGAGTCGGACCCGTCCAGCCCGTGGCCGCCGGACACCGGGGTGCCCTCGATCCTCGCGTTCCCCGATGACCCCAGCCGCTACCTCGTACTCGAACGGAGCTGGGTGGCGGGCTCGGGCTACAAGATCCGCCTCTACGACGCCACCACCCGTGGGGCGACCGAGGTACAGGACATCGACTCCCTGGCCGGCCGTCAGGTTCTGCCGATGCGCAAGAAGCTGGTCGCCGACTTCCATGACCTGGGCCTGTCCACGGTCGACAACACCGAGGGTATGACCTGGGGCCCGGCTCTGCCGGGCGGCGAACGGAGCCTGCTCCTCGTCAGCGACGACAACTTCGCCGACGACGCGGTCACCCAGCTTGTCGCACTCGGCATCCGCACCCGCTGA
- a CDS encoding MbtH family protein: MAWVQRIDLRMHASDEHVVESVRTSQGAVMSNPFDDESERFVTLVNGEGQYSLWPARIDIPGGWNVGGPEGSRQECLDAIEAAWTDMRPTSLVRAMEAGTG, encoded by the coding sequence GTGGCCTGGGTGCAGAGAATTGATCTCCGCATGCATGCTTCTGATGAACATGTCGTGGAAAGCGTGAGAACAAGTCAGGGGGCGGTCATGAGCAATCCTTTTGATGACGAGTCGGAGCGGTTCGTGACGCTGGTGAATGGTGAGGGTCAGTACTCGCTGTGGCCGGCGCGCATCGATATCCCGGGCGGCTGGAATGTGGGCGGGCCGGAGGGATCGCGGCAGGAGTGCCTCGATGCGATCGAGGCCGCATGGACGGACATGCGGCCCACCAGCCTGGTGCGGGCGATGGAGGCCGGCACAGGATAG